A DNA window from Malus domestica chromosome 12, GDT2T_hap1 contains the following coding sequences:
- the LOC114819965 gene encoding NADH dehydrogenase [ubiquinone] 1 alpha subcomplex subunit 1: MSLVWMEALLPLGIIAGMLCVMGNAQYYIHKAAHGRPKHIGNDMWDVAMERRDKKLVEQAFAHIQN, from the exons ATGTCACTGGTATGGATGGAAGCGCTACTTCCGCTCGGAATCATTGCCGGAATGCTATGCGTCATGGGAAATGCTCAGTATTATATCCACAAAGCCGCCCATGGCCGG CCTAAGCACATTGGGAACGACATGTGGGACGTGGCGATGGAGAGAAGGGACAAGAAGCTCGTGGAGCAGGCGTTTGCCCATATCCAGAATTAG